A DNA window from Candidatus Sulfidibacterium hydrothermale contains the following coding sequences:
- a CDS encoding 6-pyruvoyl trahydropterin synthase family protein — MIKQATVRITKDFRFEMAHALKGYDGLCRNIHGHTYELKVTIAGKPIIDEKSPKLGMVMDFGDLKKIVKEEIVNRYDHALVLYNKMPDGLLAELKKNFERVILKDYNPTSELMLIDFVEVIKKRLPENVTLKHMFLRETTTSYAEWYAEDNEN, encoded by the coding sequence ATGATAAAACAAGCCACTGTACGTATTACCAAAGATTTTCGTTTTGAAATGGCGCATGCGCTGAAAGGATATGACGGGCTGTGTCGAAACATACATGGCCACACCTACGAATTGAAGGTGACCATAGCCGGGAAACCCATTATTGATGAAAAAAGTCCGAAACTGGGGATGGTTATGGATTTTGGTGATTTGAAAAAAATTGTCAAGGAAGAAATCGTTAATCGATACGATCATGCTTTGGTGCTGTACAATAAAATGCCGGACGGTTTACTTGCCGAGTTGAAAAAGAATTTTGAAAGGGTTATTCTGAAAGATTACAATCCCACCAGTGAACTGATGCTCATTGATTTTGTGGAGGTAATTAAAAAACGTCTTCCGGAAAATGTTACCTTAAAACACATGTTTCTTAGAGAAACGACTACCAGTTATGCGGAATGGTATGCCGAAGACAATGAGAATTGA
- a CDS encoding manganese efflux pump: MEIVSILILFLLSFQVMPVALGIDVRKMSFIHITGSVVFLVLGQLLLFLTGIWLGNRFMHLVSGISRYILFVGFFLIAVRFSMEAFRVRKGERTYVVGKSATYILPAVAQAVNTFLAGILFYFLPLNLSSDIIYLALFSFVFSVLFAFIKNKTLALPAISLLYMTAGGLLTFVSFYFLFF, encoded by the coding sequence AAATCGTATCCATCCTTATCCTTTTTTTGTTGTCGTTTCAGGTGATGCCTGTGGCTTTGGGTATTGATGTCCGGAAGATGTCTTTTATCCATATAACCGGTAGTGTGGTATTTCTTGTGCTGGGACAGTTGTTGCTGTTTTTAACGGGGATCTGGCTGGGAAACCGGTTTATGCATCTCGTTTCGGGAATAAGCCGTTACATTCTGTTTGTTGGTTTTTTCCTGATTGCTGTACGTTTTAGCATGGAGGCTTTTCGGGTACGGAAAGGAGAACGAACGTATGTGGTAGGGAAAAGTGCAACGTATATTCTTCCGGCAGTAGCCCAGGCTGTGAATACTTTTCTTGCCGGGATTTTATTTTATTTTCTTCCGCTGAATCTTTCATCAGATATTATCTACCTGGCTCTTTTTTCTTTTGTTTTTTCCGTGTTGTTTGCCTTCATTAAAAATAAAACCTTGGCTTTGCCGGCCATTTCTTTACTTTACATGACCGCCGGAGGTTTGCTTACTTTTGTTTCGTTTTATTTTTTGTTTTTTTAA
- a CDS encoding T9SS type A sorting domain-containing protein: MQKIWGGPTSIARNPELQVAVYPNPAVDFLTVESGENKTMDYRLINLTGQIVRAGKIVNGQNRICLEKLKTGLYFLILTNPESSWSKQYKIIKMAARQ; encoded by the coding sequence ATTCAGAAAATCTGGGGTGGACCTACTTCCATTGCCCGTAATCCGGAATTACAGGTAGCGGTTTACCCTAATCCTGCGGTCGATTTTTTAACCGTGGAAAGCGGAGAAAACAAGACAATGGATTACCGGCTGATTAATCTTACGGGACAAATTGTACGTGCCGGAAAAATTGTTAACGGACAAAACCGGATTTGTCTAGAAAAGTTAAAAACCGGCCTCTATTTTTTAATTTTGACCAATCCGGAAAGCAGTTGGTCAAAACAGTATAAAATTATTAAAATGGCTGCCAGACAGTAA
- a CDS encoding restriction endonuclease, which yields MSQEIIYITKGNGDRVPFDENKLRTALKNSGAGTKDVEQALAAVKKSLYQGITTRKIYQTAYRILRRSSRHSAGRYRLKKAIMELGPSGYPFEKFMGRIMESRGYQSTVNVHIKGKCVEHEVDVVARNKDEQMMIECKYHSDSKRNCDVKVVLYIESRFKDVAAAWRKANPESDIQYYGMVATNTRFSSDAIQYAECAGLRLVSWDYPAGNSLKNWIDQSGYHPITSLSELKSAEKQFLLEKGVVLCRDIPNHVPLLEEMGLSELRIEKLLAEAGLLAGEM from the coding sequence ATGAGTCAGGAAATTATATATATAACCAAAGGAAACGGCGACCGTGTTCCGTTTGATGAAAATAAGCTGCGTACCGCTTTGAAAAATTCGGGAGCAGGCACAAAAGATGTAGAGCAGGCACTGGCTGCAGTTAAAAAAAGTTTGTATCAGGGAATAACTACCCGGAAAATTTATCAAACGGCTTACCGGATCTTACGACGGAGTTCCAGACATTCTGCCGGGCGATACCGGTTGAAAAAAGCCATTATGGAATTGGGCCCGTCGGGTTATCCGTTTGAGAAATTTATGGGCCGGATTATGGAGTCCAGAGGCTATCAGTCGACGGTAAATGTTCATATCAAAGGGAAATGTGTGGAGCATGAAGTGGATGTTGTGGCCCGCAACAAAGATGAGCAAATGATGATAGAATGTAAATACCACAGCGATAGCAAACGGAATTGTGATGTTAAAGTGGTTCTTTACATCGAATCGCGGTTTAAAGATGTTGCAGCAGCCTGGAGAAAAGCCAATCCCGAATCGGATATTCAGTATTACGGGATGGTGGCTACCAATACCCGTTTTTCATCTGATGCTATTCAATATGCCGAATGTGCCGGATTGCGTCTTGTTTCGTGGGATTATCCGGCGGGAAACAGCCTGAAAAACTGGATCGACCAGTCGGGTTATCATCCAATTACCAGTTTGAGTGAATTAAAATCGGCTGAAAAGCAGTTTTTACTGGAAAAAGGAGTGGTCCTTTGCCGGGATATTCCGAATCATGTTCCCCTTCTGGAAGAGATGGGACTGAGTGAATTACGAATTGAAAAGTTATTGGCAGAAGCCGGTTTGCTGGCAGGAGAAATGTAA